A region from the Melioribacter roseus P3M-2 genome encodes:
- a CDS encoding ComEA family DNA-binding protein, giving the protein MKYLSAILMTLFFMSETVAQRDTAYEEVMSQLLEDNLGEIEESEIADEIEELLDNPIDINNASQEELLRIPLLDNRRAAAIIRYRKSHGGFDNKNELFLVPELNDKIARWISYFITIAPATKSVNIFSYSKITLRSRIQSDLQLRKAYTENKFAGNRLKSYNRILYYGNYFSAGILTDKDPGEKSYTDFISGFIQINTKTFLNKIILGNYIIEAGGGLILWSPYNYRKGSEVIIPISNFRNRSKPYKSSGEYGYLSGAAASLSSGIIEFTPFLSLKKIDASLDSTGNINSFRYDGYHRSSTELAINSNTKEFTYGALIKINPLENLTVGLTTVAYQYDRDIASLALRKIQNHSINFVYVNSLINVNGETAMFKNHLSSITSIVFTPVEDMKIGFSYRNYSPGFYSVTGNSFGENMNSKNEKGFYCSVEANTRFGLFSVYYDIYYFPNVKNNFPSKGKDFLMTYKYKLNKTNGLYLLYKNESSEKLSDKETYPFLEPQSRRRYRIELTNFFRDRIRFKTRFEYVRFISASKKENGFLIYQDARYKPIENLAAYARIVFFDTDSYDSRLYVYENDLEGLLTNGLMYGEGIKWYLLIKYIIKEFSISLKYSELYKPFEDKLGSGYSEIGGNTDNRISFQIDYALK; this is encoded by the coding sequence ATGAAATATCTTTCGGCAATATTGATGACGCTATTCTTCATGTCCGAAACGGTCGCTCAGCGGGACACCGCTTATGAAGAAGTAATGTCGCAATTACTCGAAGATAATTTGGGCGAAATTGAGGAATCGGAAATCGCAGATGAAATCGAAGAACTGCTCGATAATCCGATCGATATCAACAATGCATCTCAGGAAGAACTTTTAAGAATACCGTTGCTCGACAATCGCAGAGCAGCCGCTATTATTCGATACAGAAAATCTCACGGAGGTTTCGATAACAAAAACGAATTATTCCTGGTACCCGAACTAAACGATAAGATTGCAAGGTGGATTTCGTATTTCATTACTATCGCGCCTGCAACGAAATCAGTTAATATTTTTTCCTATTCAAAAATTACGCTCCGCTCGAGAATTCAAAGCGACCTTCAGCTCCGCAAGGCTTACACTGAGAACAAATTTGCCGGCAACAGACTGAAATCTTACAATCGCATTCTTTATTACGGAAATTATTTCAGCGCCGGAATATTAACCGACAAAGACCCCGGCGAAAAGAGCTATACCGATTTTATTTCCGGATTTATTCAAATCAATACAAAAACTTTTTTGAATAAAATTATCTTAGGCAATTATATAATCGAGGCGGGCGGCGGATTGATATTATGGTCGCCTTACAACTATCGCAAAGGGAGCGAAGTTATTATACCAATCTCAAATTTCAGGAACAGGAGCAAGCCTTATAAAAGCTCGGGAGAATACGGTTATTTATCCGGCGCAGCGGCAAGTCTTTCTTCCGGGATTATCGAATTCACTCCTTTTCTATCTTTGAAGAAAATTGACGCGTCGCTCGACTCGACGGGCAACATTAATTCGTTCAGATACGACGGCTACCACCGCTCTTCGACCGAACTGGCTATAAATTCTAATACAAAAGAATTTACTTACGGCGCGCTCATTAAAATTAATCCTTTGGAAAATTTAACCGTAGGATTAACTACCGTTGCATATCAATACGACAGAGATATTGCTTCGCTTGCTTTGCGTAAGATTCAAAATCATTCTATAAATTTTGTTTACGTCAATTCGCTGATAAATGTCAACGGCGAAACCGCTATGTTCAAGAACCATTTATCCTCAATAACTTCGATCGTATTTACTCCTGTCGAAGATATGAAAATAGGATTTTCCTACCGGAATTACTCTCCCGGCTTTTATTCTGTAACGGGCAATTCTTTCGGAGAGAATATGAATTCAAAGAACGAAAAAGGATTTTACTGTTCGGTCGAAGCAAACACGCGATTCGGTCTATTCTCGGTTTATTATGATATTTACTACTTCCCTAACGTTAAAAATAATTTTCCGTCGAAGGGAAAAGATTTTCTTATGACTTATAAATACAAGCTAAATAAAACAAACGGGCTATATTTATTATATAAAAACGAATCAAGCGAGAAGCTATCCGACAAAGAGACTTATCCTTTTTTGGAGCCGCAATCAAGGAGACGTTACAGAATTGAGCTTACAAATTTTTTCAGGGACAGGATAAGATTCAAAACCCGTTTTGAATATGTGCGTTTCATCTCCGCGTCGAAAAAAGAGAACGGTTTTTTAATTTATCAGGACGCGCGCTACAAACCGATTGAAAATTTAGCCGCATACGCCAGAATCGTGTTTTTCGATACCGACTCATACGATTCCAGACTTTACGTTTATGAAAACGACCTGGAGGGCTTATTGACCAACGGATTGATGTACGGAGAAGGGATAAAATGGTATTTATTGATTAAGTATATAATCAAAGAATTTTCGATATCTCTAAAATATTCCGAATTATATAAACCTTTTGAGGACAAACTGGGAAGCGGATATTCCGAAATCGGAGGCAATACGGACAACAGAATTTCATTTCAAATCGACTATGCATTAAAATAA
- a CDS encoding NAD-dependent epimerase/dehydratase family protein: protein MESKITSVVTGASGFVGSHLVDYLLSKGHKIKCILRETSSRRWLENKPVEVYTTGLFDKEGLKEVLKDADYLFHIAGVVKSKTEEGYFKGNVETTRNLLDALLEVNPSIKRVVISSSQTACGPSLDGKPVNEETPEHPITTYGRSKLEQEKAAKSYMDKLPITIVRLPAVYGERDTEIYQVFKTYKMGLMTLVGFDNKKLNLIHVADAVEGIYLAAVSEQSKGQIYFIASEKIYDWHEISEAIKKAFGRGALKIKIPHFLVYAVAAIAEFFALFSKKAATFNMEKARDFVQPAWTCDVSKAVKELGFRQKVSLEEGMKRTIGWYREMKWL from the coding sequence ATGGAATCGAAAATTACATCTGTCGTAACGGGAGCTTCGGGCTTCGTAGGAAGCCATCTGGTCGATTATTTATTGTCTAAAGGTCACAAAATTAAATGTATTTTGAGGGAAACGAGTTCGAGGAGATGGCTCGAAAATAAACCGGTGGAAGTTTATACTACCGGATTGTTCGATAAAGAAGGGCTTAAGGAAGTATTGAAAGACGCCGACTATCTGTTTCATATTGCCGGAGTTGTAAAGTCCAAAACCGAAGAGGGATATTTCAAAGGGAATGTGGAAACCACCAGGAATTTACTCGATGCCTTGCTCGAAGTAAATCCTTCTATAAAGAGAGTCGTAATATCGAGCAGTCAAACCGCATGCGGTCCGTCTCTCGACGGAAAACCCGTGAATGAAGAAACACCCGAACATCCTATTACCACATACGGAAGGAGCAAACTCGAGCAGGAAAAAGCAGCCAAAAGTTATATGGATAAATTGCCTATTACAATTGTGAGACTGCCTGCCGTTTACGGCGAAAGGGATACGGAAATTTATCAGGTATTTAAAACCTACAAAATGGGTTTAATGACTCTCGTAGGATTCGACAATAAGAAGTTAAATCTCATTCACGTAGCCGATGCGGTCGAAGGCATTTATCTTGCGGCTGTAAGCGAGCAATCCAAAGGACAAATTTATTTTATCGCATCCGAGAAAATTTACGATTGGCACGAAATAAGCGAAGCAATTAAAAAAGCTTTCGGAAGGGGAGCTTTGAAAATAAAAATACCGCATTTCCTCGTTTATGCCGTAGCTGCAATAGCAGAATTCTTTGCCCTCTTCAGCAAAAAGGCGGCTACGTTCAATATGGAAAAAGCAAGGGATTTTGTTCAACCCGCCTGGACGTGCGACGTGTCGAAAGCCGTAAAAGAACTGGGCTTTCGTCAAAAAGTTTCGCTGGAAGAAGGTATGAAACGAACTATCGGATGGTACCGCGAAATGAAATGGTTATAG
- the amaB gene encoding L-piperidine-6-carboxylate dehydrogenase has protein sequence MEFLNQLLIGEKNNGASTGIDWMKTKGEELDVVSPVDGKLISKVAQAEEEEYDRVIEKAAQAFKYWRTVPAPKRGEIVRQIGIELRKYKEPLGKLVSYEMGKSLQEGLGEVQEMIDICDFAVGLSRQLYGLTIASEREKHRMYEQYHPLGIVGMITAFNFPVAVWAWNAMIATVCGDVNLWKPSSKTPLSAIAVQNILANVIKSNNLPEGIFNLIIGKGSVIGNKLLSDERIPLISLTGSIAVGKRAAGIIAGRFGRSILELGGNNAIIITPNADLNLAIPAVVFGAVGTAGQRCTTTRRLIVHEDVYDKVKESLITAYKSLRIGNPLDEKNHVGPLIDKAAVEDFKSALKQVVEEGGKILYGGDVLSGNGYESGCYVVPAIVEAENHYKIVQEETFAPILYLIKYSGDVQNAINIQNDVVQGLSSSIFTNNLREAEEFLSAWGSDCGIANVNIGTSGAEIGGAFGGEKHTGGGRESGSDAWKFYMRRQTNTINFGAKLPLAQGIKFEI, from the coding sequence ATGGAATTCTTAAATCAATTATTGATCGGCGAAAAAAATAACGGAGCTTCCACAGGCATCGATTGGATGAAGACTAAAGGCGAAGAGCTCGATGTGGTTTCGCCGGTTGACGGCAAATTGATTTCGAAAGTGGCGCAGGCTGAAGAAGAAGAATACGACCGGGTTATTGAAAAAGCCGCGCAGGCTTTCAAATATTGGCGAACGGTACCGGCTCCAAAAAGAGGCGAAATCGTAAGACAAATCGGTATTGAACTGAGAAAATATAAGGAGCCGCTCGGTAAATTGGTTTCCTACGAGATGGGAAAATCTCTGCAGGAAGGGCTGGGCGAAGTTCAGGAGATGATCGATATTTGCGATTTTGCCGTCGGATTGTCGAGGCAGCTTTACGGTTTGACGATCGCCTCGGAAAGAGAAAAACACCGTATGTACGAACAATATCATCCGCTCGGTATCGTAGGCATGATAACGGCGTTTAATTTCCCCGTTGCAGTATGGGCGTGGAACGCAATGATTGCAACCGTATGCGGCGACGTCAATCTCTGGAAACCTTCATCCAAAACGCCGTTATCCGCAATTGCGGTGCAAAATATTTTGGCGAACGTTATTAAATCGAACAACCTGCCCGAAGGTATTTTCAATCTGATTATCGGCAAAGGCTCCGTTATCGGCAACAAATTATTGAGCGACGAACGGATTCCGTTGATTTCACTTACGGGGTCGATTGCCGTCGGTAAAAGAGCCGCGGGCATAATTGCCGGACGATTCGGGCGTTCCATACTCGAACTGGGCGGCAACAATGCAATAATTATAACTCCAAACGCCGACCTTAACCTTGCAATTCCCGCGGTTGTTTTCGGTGCGGTTGGAACCGCCGGACAGAGATGCACCACGACCCGAAGACTTATTGTGCACGAGGACGTTTACGACAAAGTAAAAGAATCTTTGATAACCGCATATAAAAGTTTGAGAATAGGAAATCCCCTGGACGAAAAAAATCATGTCGGACCTCTTATCGACAAAGCCGCCGTTGAAGATTTCAAAAGCGCTCTTAAACAGGTCGTAGAAGAAGGCGGAAAGATTTTATACGGAGGCGACGTCCTGTCGGGCAACGGGTATGAATCGGGATGCTATGTTGTTCCGGCAATAGTCGAAGCCGAAAATCATTACAAAATCGTACAGGAGGAAACATTTGCTCCGATTCTGTATTTGATTAAATATTCGGGCGACGTTCAGAATGCGATAAATATTCAGAACGACGTAGTGCAGGGACTCTCTTCGTCGATATTTACGAATAATTTGAGAGAGGCTGAAGAATTTCTTTCCGCATGGGGAAGCGATTGCGGAATTGCAAATGTGAATATCGGCACTTCGGGCGCGGAAATCGGCGGAGCTTTCGGAGGAGAAAAACACACCGGCGGAGGCCGGGAATCAGGCTCAGACGCCTGGAAGTTTTATATGCGCAGACAAACCAATACGATAAACTTCGGCGCTAAACTTCCGCTCGCTCAGGGAATTAAATTCGAAATCTGA
- a CDS encoding aminotransferase class I/II-fold pyridoxal phosphate-dependent enzyme — translation MGVYPYFRPIEENEGPVVQIEGRKIVMAGSNNYLGLTAHPKVKEAAIKAVEKYGTGCSGSRYLTGTLDLHVELEERLAKFFGTEAVLLYSTGYQTAQGVIATLVQRGEYVVSDKDNHACIVAGQIMARGATAELVRYKHNDMNDLERVLKKIPVEAGKLIVSDGVFSTGGEIVDLPTLVDLAKKYNARLLIDDAHAVGVIGKGGRGTASEFDLEEEVDLTMGTFSKTFASLGGFVAGKERVINYLKHNSPALIFSASPTPASVAAALAALDILEAEPWRVQKLIDNANKVRTELKEAGFNVLDGRTAIVPVIVGDDALAFQMWRRLFDEGVFVNVFISPGVPQGRQMMRTSYMSTHEEEHLDYIINTFKKVGKELGLI, via the coding sequence ATGGGTGTTTATCCCTACTTCAGACCAATCGAAGAAAACGAAGGACCCGTCGTGCAAATCGAAGGCAGAAAAATTGTGATGGCGGGTTCAAACAATTATCTAGGATTAACCGCACATCCGAAAGTAAAAGAAGCGGCTATTAAAGCAGTTGAAAAGTATGGTACGGGATGTTCCGGTTCAAGATATCTTACCGGAACGCTCGATTTACACGTTGAATTGGAAGAAAGATTGGCAAAGTTTTTTGGAACGGAAGCGGTACTTTTATACAGCACGGGTTATCAAACGGCTCAGGGGGTAATTGCAACGCTGGTACAGCGCGGCGAATACGTGGTTTCCGATAAAGACAATCACGCATGTATAGTCGCAGGTCAAATTATGGCTCGAGGCGCTACCGCTGAACTGGTACGCTACAAACACAACGACATGAACGACCTCGAAAGAGTATTGAAAAAAATTCCCGTCGAAGCGGGCAAGTTAATCGTAAGCGACGGCGTTTTCAGTACTGGCGGCGAAATTGTCGATCTGCCTACTCTCGTAGACCTTGCAAAAAAATACAATGCCCGTTTGCTTATCGACGACGCTCATGCAGTCGGTGTAATCGGCAAAGGCGGAAGAGGAACCGCAAGCGAATTCGATCTCGAAGAGGAAGTCGACCTTACAATGGGAACTTTCAGCAAAACGTTTGCGTCGCTCGGCGGATTCGTCGCCGGGAAAGAACGTGTAATCAATTACCTCAAACACAATTCGCCCGCATTGATATTCAGCGCTTCCCCCACTCCGGCGTCCGTTGCGGCTGCTCTGGCGGCTTTGGATATTCTAGAAGCAGAACCGTGGCGCGTGCAGAAATTGATCGACAATGCAAATAAAGTACGCACCGAATTAAAAGAGGCGGGCTTCAATGTGCTCGATGGCAGAACCGCAATTGTGCCCGTTATTGTAGGCGACGACGCTCTTGCATTTCAAATGTGGCGCCGTCTGTTTGACGAAGGAGTTTTCGTCAACGTATTTATTTCGCCCGGCGTTCCGCAGGGCAGACAAATGATGCGCACCAGTTATATGTCGACACACGAAGAAGAACACCTCGATTATATTATCAATACATTTAAGAAAGTTGGCAAAGAATTGGGATTAATCTAA
- a CDS encoding PorV/PorQ family protein, with the protein MKKISFVLLLPIVVNCFAQTGAGARRTALNSSDVISCRDPFAIFYNPASAALSSSRQIGFFYSPSPFELKELATFYAAYIQPTSIATFSAGLMKYGFELYNVKTIQTGIAFSFYEHFSAGINFSMQNLAIANYGSRNFFFADVGLTAQINDRVITGVFVKNITGTSIGNFDNQFPTFFCAGVFYKIIDAIDLYASLYKEIGYKPALQYGVEYNLAEFLNLRAGISDFPETYSGGIGITFKSFELGYSVNSHFELGLSHQFDIILRTD; encoded by the coding sequence ATGAAGAAAATCAGTTTTGTTCTTCTACTTCCGATTGTAGTAAATTGTTTCGCTCAAACCGGCGCAGGCGCCCGCAGAACGGCGCTCAATTCCTCGGATGTGATTAGCTGCCGCGACCCCTTTGCAATCTTTTATAATCCCGCCTCTGCAGCCTTGAGCTCTTCAAGGCAAATCGGTTTTTTCTATTCCCCTTCCCCTTTCGAATTAAAAGAACTGGCTACGTTCTATGCCGCTTATATTCAGCCGACTTCGATTGCCACATTTTCGGCGGGATTAATGAAATACGGATTCGAACTCTATAACGTAAAGACGATTCAGACGGGCATTGCATTCAGCTTTTATGAACATTTTTCAGCAGGTATAAATTTTTCGATGCAAAATCTCGCTATCGCCAATTACGGCTCGCGGAATTTCTTTTTTGCAGACGTTGGTTTGACCGCTCAAATAAACGACAGAGTAATTACCGGCGTATTCGTAAAAAACATAACCGGCACATCAATCGGCAATTTCGACAATCAATTCCCGACGTTTTTTTGCGCCGGAGTTTTCTACAAAATAATCGACGCGATAGACCTATACGCAAGCCTATACAAAGAAATCGGATACAAACCGGCGTTGCAATACGGCGTCGAATACAATTTGGCGGAGTTTCTGAACCTGCGAGCGGGTATATCGGATTTTCCGGAAACATACAGCGGCGGCATCGGAATAACGTTCAAATCTTTCGAATTGGGTTACAGCGTTAATTCCCATTTCGAGCTCGGACTATCACATCAGTTCGATATCATACTCAGGACAGATTAA
- a CDS encoding c-type cytochrome: MNKKSKNMKIKLISSVLFIISATIIFYSCDDTINQSELDSRPIPQSNISYSEHIQPVFDAKCSYSGCHNDADLAGGLSLTSHANTTANFLIVAPGYPDNSRLVLAVEGRTVNPMPPLGYWPLTDEQIRAIRTWVKEGAKNN; the protein is encoded by the coding sequence ATGAACAAAAAATCAAAAAATATGAAAATCAAATTAATCTCGTCCGTCTTGTTCATTATTTCGGCGACAATTATTTTTTACTCCTGCGACGATACAATAAATCAAAGCGAACTCGATTCGCGCCCGATTCCACAGTCGAATATCAGTTATTCGGAACATATTCAACCTGTATTCGACGCCAAGTGCAGTTATTCGGGATGCCATAACGACGCCGATCTGGCAGGCGGCTTGAGCCTTACGTCGCACGCAAATACAACGGCTAATTTTTTAATAGTCGCCCCGGGATATCCGGATAACAGCCGTCTCGTTCTTGCAGTGGAAGGCAGAACCGTCAATCCGATGCCGCCTCTGGGATACTGGCCTTTGACAGACGAACAGATACGCGCAATAAGAACCTGGGTTAAAGAAGGTGCCAAAAATAACTGA
- the porD gene encoding type IX secretion system protein PorD produces the protein MKKLILVIVALLITTIKAQELDATVVVNYEQLPVAAKERLINFQSQVESYLNNTKFTTENWGDYKIRCGFNIFFLKAADDETTYKAQVVITSQRPIENSERNTLMLNIFDNAWSFAYEKNQALYFNQSDFDPLVSFLDYYAYVIIGFDSDSYGKLAGTPYFSKALDIAIRGINTAYMEGWESKSTLYSRRGLVENLMNAKYQQFRMDYYDYHYNGLDLLNSEPETAYNNIVKLIKNLDRVKDQLDPRSPLLKVFFDAKAGEIAELLKNYPENKPLLEALKKIDPPHISKYDEAMKVD, from the coding sequence ATGAAAAAACTAATACTGGTAATAGTCGCATTATTAATAACGACAATAAAAGCGCAGGAATTGGATGCTACAGTTGTAGTGAATTATGAACAGCTGCCCGTTGCTGCAAAGGAAAGATTAATAAATTTTCAAAGTCAGGTGGAAAGTTACTTAAACAATACCAAATTTACCACAGAAAATTGGGGCGATTATAAAATCAGATGCGGATTCAATATTTTCTTCCTTAAAGCCGCAGACGACGAAACCACATATAAAGCTCAGGTAGTAATTACAAGTCAAAGACCGATAGAAAATTCGGAACGAAATACATTGATGCTGAATATATTCGACAATGCGTGGAGCTTCGCTTACGAAAAAAATCAAGCGCTCTATTTCAATCAATCCGATTTTGACCCGCTCGTCAGTTTCCTCGATTATTATGCATACGTAATCATCGGATTCGACAGCGATTCGTACGGAAAACTTGCCGGCACTCCTTATTTCTCGAAAGCGCTGGATATTGCAATCAGAGGAATTAATACGGCTTATATGGAAGGCTGGGAATCGAAAAGCACGCTCTACAGCCGCAGGGGACTTGTGGAAAATTTAATGAATGCAAAGTACCAACAGTTCAGAATGGATTATTACGATTATCATTATAACGGTCTGGACTTGTTGAATTCGGAGCCGGAAACGGCGTATAATAATATTGTAAAACTGATAAAGAATCTGGATAGAGTAAAAGACCAATTGGATCCGAGAAGTCCGTTGTTGAAAGTATTTTTCGACGCAAAAGCGGGCGAGATTGCGGAACTTCTGAAAAACTATCCCGAAAACAAACCGCTGTTGGAGGCTTTGAAAAAAATCGACCCGCCTCACATTTCCAAATACGACGAGGCGATGAAAGTCGATTGA
- the rsmI gene encoding 16S rRNA (cytidine(1402)-2'-O)-methyltransferase, whose protein sequence is MAEKESGKIYVVATPIGNLQDITFRAVEVLNNVDFIVCEDTRVSGILLSHYGIEKKLKVLNARNESRTTDEIIEEVKSGKDCALISDAGTPLISDPGSRLINKAVAEDINVAPVPGPSALTAALSVSGLPSSSFVFDGFLPQKKGRQKKLEQLSRESRTIVLYESTYRIEKLLKELSVYMPERTVVVCRELTKKFEDVWRGKPSELLEELPSKNTKGEFVVIISPLEWTDHDYSES, encoded by the coding sequence ATGGCGGAAAAAGAATCGGGCAAAATCTACGTCGTTGCCACGCCCATCGGAAATTTACAGGACATTACTTTCAGAGCGGTTGAAGTGTTAAATAATGTCGATTTTATCGTATGTGAAGACACGCGAGTTTCCGGCATTTTATTGTCGCACTACGGCATCGAAAAAAAACTGAAAGTATTAAACGCGCGCAACGAATCCAGAACAACCGATGAAATAATTGAAGAAGTCAAGAGCGGGAAAGATTGCGCATTGATATCAGACGCCGGCACGCCGCTTATTTCCGATCCGGGTAGCCGATTGATAAATAAAGCCGTCGCCGAAGATATAAACGTTGCGCCCGTACCGGGTCCCAGCGCTTTGACGGCGGCGCTCAGCGTCAGCGGACTCCCTTCCAGTTCTTTTGTATTCGACGGTTTCCTGCCGCAGAAAAAAGGAAGACAAAAGAAACTCGAACAACTTTCGCGTGAGAGCCGCACAATAGTGCTTTATGAATCGACTTACAGAATAGAAAAACTTCTGAAAGAACTATCGGTATATATGCCCGAAAGGACAGTTGTGGTATGTAGGGAATTGACTAAAAAATTCGAAGACGTATGGCGCGGTAAACCTTCGGAACTATTGGAAGAACTCCCCTCAAAAAATACCAAAGGGGAGTTTGTAGTAATAATATCGCCATTGGAATGGACCGATCACGATTATTCCGAATCGTAA
- the lat gene encoding L-lysine 6-transaminase — protein MITKENALEFLRRYMLIDGFDILLDLSGSRGIYLTDKRNGNKFLDFYSFFASSPLGMNHPELFDKEFLEEIQRAALTKPSNSDIYTMEMAKFVEAFSKYALPPDFNHLFFIDGGALAVENALKAAFDWKVKKNFQKGYKEEKGTQVIHFKNAFHGRTGYTLSLTNTDPNKTAYFPKFNWPRILNPKIIFPLEDNLEKIIKAEAEAVDQIYAAIKNNPDDIAALIIEPVQGEGGDNFFRKEFFEKLRDITLENDIMLIFDEVQTGIGITGKMWAFEHYVQPDMISFGKKTQVCGFMSTGRIDEVEDNVFRKSSRINSTWGGNLVDMVRSRKYLEIIARENLVKNAETTGNYLLDNLKRLENKFPTLISQARGLGLMCSFDLPNPELRKKFLSKLFEKRMLMLGCGVSTVRFRPPLIVNKNDIDTGIGIIEETLESLKTD, from the coding sequence ATGATAACAAAAGAAAACGCATTGGAATTCTTACGTCGTTATATGTTAATCGACGGTTTTGATATTCTGCTCGATCTTTCCGGAAGCCGAGGAATTTATCTTACCGACAAGAGGAACGGGAATAAATTTCTAGATTTCTATTCATTCTTTGCATCCTCGCCGTTGGGCATGAATCACCCCGAATTATTCGACAAAGAATTCCTCGAAGAGATACAAAGAGCCGCTTTGACCAAACCGTCGAATTCCGATATTTACACAATGGAAATGGCTAAATTCGTAGAAGCGTTTTCCAAATATGCTTTACCTCCTGATTTCAATCACCTCTTTTTTATTGACGGAGGCGCTCTTGCCGTTGAAAACGCATTAAAAGCCGCTTTCGATTGGAAAGTAAAAAAGAATTTCCAAAAAGGTTATAAAGAAGAAAAAGGGACGCAGGTAATCCATTTTAAAAACGCTTTTCACGGCAGGACGGGTTATACGCTCTCGCTTACCAATACCGACCCGAACAAGACGGCGTATTTTCCCAAATTCAATTGGCCTAGAATTTTGAATCCTAAGATTATTTTTCCGCTTGAAGATAATCTGGAGAAAATAATTAAAGCCGAAGCGGAAGCCGTCGATCAAATTTATGCCGCCATAAAAAATAATCCCGACGATATCGCCGCTCTCATAATCGAACCGGTTCAGGGCGAAGGAGGCGACAATTTTTTCAGAAAAGAATTTTTCGAAAAACTGCGCGACATAACATTGGAAAACGATATTATGCTGATTTTCGACGAAGTCCAAACTGGTATCGGAATTACGGGTAAAATGTGGGCGTTCGAACATTACGTTCAACCCGATATGATTTCATTCGGTAAAAAGACTCAGGTTTGCGGTTTTATGTCGACCGGCAGAATCGACGAAGTGGAAGACAATGTATTCAGAAAATCGAGCCGTATAAATTCAACCTGGGGCGGAAATTTAGTCGATATGGTGCGTTCGCGTAAATACCTCGAAATAATAGCCCGGGAAAATCTTGTTAAAAACGCAGAGACAACGGGCAATTATCTGCTTGATAACTTAAAGAGATTAGAAAACAAATTTCCCACTCTTATATCGCAAGCCCGAGGTTTGGGGCTTATGTGTTCGTTCGATTTGCCTAATCCGGAATTACGAAAAAAATTCTTGTCAAAACTATTTGAAAAAAGGATGTTGATGCTCGGATGCGGCGTAAGCACGGTTCGTTTCAGACCGCCTCTCATTGTAAATAAAAACGATATTGATACGGGCATAGGAATTATTGAAGAAACGCTTGAATCTCTTAAAACAGACTGA
- a CDS encoding GIY-YIG nuclease family protein codes for MPKITDQVSDSGIYLLEIIAPDDFYTAIKKYEGRKFPKGFYYYAGSAQKNLRKRIERHLKKSKNIYWHIDYITSRFDINKIFIFNNEGKDFECDLVAELLEHFGLISTAPGFGNSDCNRCDSHLLYSERQLDYNHFISRYHPIVRFIPSSSETF; via the coding sequence GTGCCAAAAATAACTGACCAGGTTTCCGATTCCGGTATTTATCTGCTCGAAATTATTGCCCCGGACGACTTTTATACGGCTATAAAGAAATACGAAGGTCGTAAATTTCCAAAAGGATTTTATTACTACGCAGGCAGCGCGCAGAAGAATTTGCGCAAACGAATCGAACGCCATCTTAAAAAAAGCAAGAACATTTATTGGCATATCGATTATATTACAAGCCGATTCGATATTAACAAAATATTTATTTTCAATAACGAGGGTAAAGATTTCGAGTGCGATCTTGTCGCAGAACTGCTCGAACATTTCGGTTTGATATCGACTGCCCCCGGCTTTGGAAATTCAGACTGCAACCGATGCGATTCGCACTTGCTCTATTCTGAACGACAGCTCGACTATAACCATTTCATTTCGCGGTACCATCCGATAGTTCGTTTCATACCTTCTTCCAGCGAAACTTTTTGA